One Sphingomonas endolithica DNA segment encodes these proteins:
- a CDS encoding acetyl-CoA C-acyltransferase: MREAAIVATARTPIGKAYRGAFNATEAPVLAAHVMNAAVERAGIDPARIDEIFWGVGGQYGTQGGNAGRMAVFAAGLPQSVPAFTLDRKCGSGLTAVALAARSIICDEMDVALAGGMESISLTVTKEAPRFVNQSVTAREPAAYIPMIETAEIVAERYGISREAQDAYGAQSQQRAVAGLKAGAFAEEVAPITVEKALFDKASTRTGSETVTLSQDEGIRDGTTAEGLAGLKTVWPGGEFSGPGSSITAGNASQLSDGASAQIVMDRRTAEAEGKDILGIYRGFQAAGCAPDEMGIGPVFAIPKLLARAGLSVADIGLWELNEAFASQCLYCRDHLGIDPDKYNVNGGAIAVGHPFGMTGSRLVGHALIEGRKRGVRYVVVSMCTAGGMGAAGLFEIA; the protein is encoded by the coding sequence GGTGCTTGCGGCGCATGTGATGAACGCCGCGGTCGAGCGCGCCGGGATCGATCCGGCGCGGATCGACGAGATCTTCTGGGGCGTGGGCGGGCAATATGGCACGCAGGGCGGCAATGCCGGGCGCATGGCAGTGTTCGCCGCCGGGCTGCCGCAGAGCGTGCCCGCCTTCACGCTGGACCGGAAGTGCGGCTCGGGCCTGACCGCCGTCGCGCTCGCAGCCCGCTCGATCATCTGCGACGAAATGGACGTGGCGCTGGCCGGCGGGATGGAGTCGATCAGCCTGACCGTCACCAAGGAGGCGCCGCGCTTCGTCAACCAGTCCGTCACCGCGCGTGAGCCGGCGGCGTACATCCCGATGATCGAGACGGCGGAGATCGTCGCCGAGCGGTACGGCATCAGCCGCGAGGCGCAGGATGCCTATGGTGCGCAGAGCCAACAACGTGCGGTCGCCGGGTTGAAGGCGGGGGCGTTCGCCGAGGAAGTCGCGCCGATCACCGTGGAAAAGGCGTTGTTCGACAAGGCCAGTACCCGCACCGGCAGCGAGACGGTGACGCTCTCGCAGGACGAGGGCATTCGCGACGGCACCACGGCAGAGGGGCTGGCAGGCCTGAAAACGGTATGGCCGGGCGGGGAATTCAGCGGGCCGGGGAGCAGCATCACCGCGGGCAATGCCAGCCAATTGTCGGACGGCGCATCGGCGCAGATCGTAATGGACCGCCGCACCGCGGAAGCCGAGGGCAAGGACATCCTTGGCATCTATCGCGGTTTCCAGGCCGCGGGCTGCGCGCCGGACGAGATGGGCATCGGGCCGGTGTTCGCGATCCCCAAATTGCTCGCGCGCGCCGGGCTGTCGGTCGCGGATATCGGCTTGTGGGAGTTGAACGAAGCGTTCGCCTCGCAATGCCTGTATTGCCGCGATCATCTCGGCATCGATCCGGACAAGTATAACGTCAATGGAGGCGCGATCGCGGTCGGCCATCCGTTCGGCATGACCGGGTCGCGGCTGGTGGGGCATGCGCTGATCGAGGGGCGCAAGCGCGGCGTGCGCTATGTCGTGGTGTCGATGTGCACCGCAGGCGGGATGGGCGCGGCGGGCTTGTTCGAGATCGCGTAG
- a CDS encoding ArsR/SmtB family transcription factor, with amino-acid sequence MERSKNVSPALAAWVAAGHRSSLQPEERRRPDQLPADAQAATRSTSGLNEGGKTASNHNSLNIGAEIRANPPEPSTDRLNAHVAALTFDQWVEGLNATFAALADPSRYVMLIMLRQGEHSIGALARPHAMSFAAAAKHVKMLERAGLIERRRVGRQQLCSLRPAPLRDAHLALGRWQGCWSGVPDAP; translated from the coding sequence ATGGAACGAAGCAAGAACGTATCGCCGGCGCTCGCCGCCTGGGTCGCCGCCGGCCATCGCTCGTCACTGCAGCCGGAGGAGCGCCGTCGCCCCGACCAGCTGCCGGCCGACGCTCAGGCCGCGACACGTTCAACCAGCGGGTTGAACGAGGGCGGAAAAACAGCTTCCAACCACAACAGTCTCAACATTGGCGCAGAAATCCGCGCAAATCCGCCGGAACCCTCAACCGATCGGTTGAACGCCCATGTCGCGGCGCTGACGTTCGACCAGTGGGTTGAAGGTCTGAACGCCACCTTCGCCGCGCTCGCCGATCCCTCCCGCTACGTGATGCTGATCATGCTGCGGCAGGGCGAACACAGCATCGGCGCGCTTGCCCGGCCGCACGCGATGAGCTTCGCCGCCGCCGCCAAGCACGTCAAGATGCTCGAACGCGCCGGCCTGATCGAGCGCCGCCGTGTTGGACGGCAACAGCTCTGCTCCCTCCGTCCCGCCCCGCTACGCGACGCCCACCTGGCGCTCGGCCGCTGGCAAGGCTGCTGGAGCGGGGTGCCCGATGCGCCCTGA
- a CDS encoding dihydrolipoamide acetyltransferase family protein: MARFTFKLPDIGEGISEAEIVAWHVAIGDRVEEDQQLADMMTDKATVEMESPVSGTIVELAGEVGDQVSIGAALVVIETEAAEFSAAEAPALGPVTDEVKAVPLSSEQREVAEQYEAENPGVEEVVTSSLAPASSPDPVRAEPVEAPAPGATPSTRPSTSSGRTEESAPPKTHALASPAVRARAADLGIDLAHVKTDSDRVRHADLDAFLRYGQGQGYQAPHASNTRADEAVKVIGMRRRIAENMAAAKRAIPHFTYVDEIDVTALEDMRADLNANRGQRPKLTMLPLMIVAICKAIPAFPMINARYDDEAGVVTRHGAIHLGMATQTDAGLMVPVIRDAQDRNVWQLATEIGRLAEAARTGKATSAELSGSTLTVTSLGPLGGVATTPVINRPEVAIIGPNKIVERPIFRGDDIIRAKLMNLSISCDHRVVDGWDAASFVQELKKYLETPVLLFAN, from the coding sequence ATGGCACGCTTCACCTTCAAGCTCCCCGACATCGGCGAAGGCATTTCCGAGGCGGAAATCGTCGCCTGGCACGTCGCGATCGGTGACCGCGTCGAGGAGGACCAGCAACTCGCCGACATGATGACCGACAAGGCCACGGTCGAGATGGAATCGCCCGTATCGGGCACGATCGTCGAACTGGCCGGGGAGGTCGGCGACCAGGTGTCGATCGGCGCCGCTCTGGTGGTGATCGAGACCGAAGCGGCAGAGTTCTCCGCCGCCGAAGCGCCCGCGCTCGGCCCGGTCACCGACGAGGTAAAGGCCGTCCCGCTGAGCAGCGAGCAACGCGAAGTGGCGGAGCAGTACGAAGCGGAAAATCCGGGGGTGGAGGAAGTCGTTACCTCGAGCCTGGCTCCCGCGTCATCGCCCGACCCCGTTCGTGCTGAGCCTGTCGAAGCACCTGCCCCCGGCGCAACACCCTCGACACGTCCTTCGACAAGCTCGGGACGAACGGAGGAGAGTGCGCCACCGAAAACCCACGCCCTCGCCTCCCCCGCCGTCCGCGCCCGCGCGGCGGACCTCGGCATCGATCTCGCGCACGTAAAGACCGACTCCGATCGCGTCCGCCACGCCGATCTCGACGCCTTCCTCCGCTACGGCCAGGGCCAGGGATACCAGGCCCCTCATGCCAGCAACACGCGCGCGGACGAGGCGGTCAAGGTCATCGGCATGCGCCGCCGCATCGCCGAGAACATGGCCGCGGCCAAGCGCGCGATCCCGCATTTCACTTATGTCGACGAGATTGACGTCACCGCACTCGAGGACATGCGCGCCGATCTCAACGCCAATCGTGGGCAAAGGCCCAAGCTCACCATGCTCCCGCTGATGATCGTCGCGATCTGCAAGGCGATCCCCGCCTTCCCGATGATCAACGCGCGCTATGACGACGAGGCTGGCGTGGTCACCCGCCACGGCGCCATCCATCTCGGCATGGCGACGCAGACCGATGCCGGCCTGATGGTGCCGGTGATCCGCGACGCGCAGGACCGCAACGTCTGGCAGCTCGCCACCGAAATCGGCCGCCTGGCCGAGGCTGCCCGCACCGGCAAGGCGACCAGCGCCGAACTCAGCGGCTCGACGTTGACCGTCACCTCGCTCGGGCCGCTGGGCGGCGTCGCCACCACGCCCGTGATCAACCGTCCTGAAGTCGCGATCATCGGCCCCAACAAGATCGTCGAGCGCCCGATCTTCCGCGGCGACGACATCATCCGCGCCAAGCTCATGAACCTGTCGATCAGCTGCGACCACCGCGTCGTCGATGGCTGGGATGCGGCAAGCTTCGTGCAGGAGCTGAAGAAGTATCTCGAAACGCCAGTCCTGCTGTTCGCCAATTAG
- a CDS encoding alpha-ketoacid dehydrogenase subunit beta, whose product MNMIQAINSAMDVMMARDPDVIVMGEDVGYFGGVFRATAGLQQKYGKQRVFDTPISELGIIGVAVGMGAYGLRPVPEIQFADYIYPALDQLVSEAARLRYRSAGEFTAPMTVRSPFGGGIFGGQTHSQSPEGIFTHVSGVKTVIPSTPYDAKGLLIAAIEDNDPTIFFEPKRIYNGPFDGYWDRPAQNWSKHPAGEVPTGYYKVELGKAKVVRPGEALTILAYGTMVHVATATVAEAGIDAEIIDLRTLVPLDIDTIEASVKKTGRCMIVHEATRTSGFGAELSAIVQERCFYHLEAPIERVTGFDTPYPHSLEWAYFPGPVRIGEALKKLMKD is encoded by the coding sequence ATGAACATGATCCAGGCGATCAATTCGGCGATGGACGTGATGATGGCGCGCGATCCCGACGTGATCGTCATGGGCGAGGATGTCGGCTATTTCGGCGGCGTGTTCCGCGCCACCGCCGGGCTGCAGCAGAAATACGGCAAGCAGCGCGTGTTCGACACGCCGATCAGCGAGCTCGGCATCATCGGCGTCGCCGTCGGCATGGGCGCCTATGGCCTGCGCCCAGTGCCCGAGATCCAGTTCGCCGATTACATCTACCCCGCGCTCGACCAGCTCGTCTCGGAAGCGGCGCGCTTGCGCTATCGCTCGGCCGGTGAATTCACCGCGCCGATGACGGTGCGTTCGCCCTTCGGCGGCGGCATCTTCGGCGGCCAGACGCACAGCCAGAGCCCGGAGGGCATCTTCACCCACGTCTCGGGCGTGAAGACGGTGATCCCCTCGACCCCATACGACGCCAAGGGCCTGCTGATCGCGGCGATCGAAGACAATGATCCGACGATCTTCTTCGAACCCAAGCGCATCTATAACGGCCCGTTCGACGGCTATTGGGATCGTCCGGCGCAGAATTGGTCGAAGCATCCCGCAGGCGAGGTGCCGACCGGCTATTACAAGGTCGAACTCGGCAAGGCCAAGGTGGTCCGCCCGGGCGAGGCGCTGACCATCCTCGCTTATGGCACGATGGTGCATGTCGCGACCGCGACCGTCGCCGAAGCGGGGATCGATGCCGAGATCATCGATCTGCGCACCTTGGTGCCGCTCGACATCGACACGATCGAGGCATCGGTGAAGAAGACCGGGCGCTGCATGATCGTGCACGAAGCGACCCGCACCAGCGGTTTTGGCGCCGAGCTGTCGGCGATCGTGCAGGAACGCTGCTTCTATCATCTCGAAGCGCCGATCGAGCGCGTCACCGGCTTCGACACGCCCTATCCGCACAGCCTGGAATGGGCCTATTTCCCGGGCCCCGTCCGCATCGGCGAGGCGCTCAAGAAATTGATGAAGGACTAG
- a CDS encoding 3-methyl-2-oxobutanoate dehydrogenase (2-methylpropanoyl-transferring) subunit alpha yields the protein MASDPERGTSARANLQPLSLYVPEPKFRPGDAVDFSEVHVPPAGETRRPDIADKASTFTDLAYQLVRVLDEDGQAVGPWNPRLAPDTLRNILRSMALVRAFDERMFRAQRQGKTSFYMKCTGEEAVAVPAAYALDYDDMCFPSYRQQGLLIARGWSMVDMMNQIYSNTADRLQGKQLPIMYSVKEAGFFSISGNLTTQYPQAVGWAMASAAKGDTRIAATWCGEGSTAEGDFHSACTFASVYRAPVILNVVNNQWAISSFSGFAGAESTTFAARAVGYGIAGLRVDGNDALAVYAATAWAAERARTNQGPTLIEHFTYRAEGHSTSDDPGQYRSEGEPNAWPLGDPIKRLKDHLIAIGEWDEERHAAQDKELADEVKRAQKEAEQNGILGHGLHQPLDTLFDGVFEDMPWHLREQQAQMVAEETASGRPWARK from the coding sequence ATGGCCAGCGACCCAGAGCGCGGCACGTCAGCGCGCGCCAACCTGCAGCCATTGTCGCTCTACGTGCCCGAGCCGAAGTTCCGGCCGGGCGACGCGGTCGACTTCAGCGAAGTACACGTGCCGCCCGCCGGCGAGACGCGCCGCCCCGACATCGCCGACAAAGCGAGCACGTTCACCGATCTCGCCTATCAACTGGTCCGCGTGCTGGACGAGGACGGCCAGGCGGTCGGCCCGTGGAACCCGCGGCTCGCGCCCGATACGCTGCGCAACATATTGCGCAGCATGGCACTAGTGCGCGCCTTTGATGAGCGCATGTTCCGCGCGCAGCGCCAGGGCAAGACCAGCTTCTACATGAAGTGCACCGGCGAGGAGGCCGTCGCCGTTCCCGCCGCCTATGCGCTCGATTATGACGACATGTGTTTCCCATCCTACCGCCAGCAGGGCCTGCTGATCGCGCGCGGCTGGTCGATGGTCGACATGATGAACCAGATCTATTCCAACACCGCCGATCGCCTGCAGGGCAAGCAATTGCCGATCATGTATTCGGTCAAGGAAGCCGGCTTCTTCTCGATCTCCGGCAACCTCACCACGCAATATCCCCAGGCCGTGGGTTGGGCGATGGCCAGCGCCGCCAAGGGCGACACGCGCATTGCCGCCACCTGGTGCGGCGAGGGTTCGACCGCGGAAGGCGACTTCCACTCCGCCTGCACCTTTGCCAGCGTATACCGCGCGCCGGTGATCCTGAACGTCGTCAACAATCAATGGGCGATCTCGAGCTTTTCGGGCTTCGCCGGCGCCGAATCGACCACCTTCGCGGCGCGTGCGGTCGGCTATGGCATTGCCGGCCTGCGCGTCGACGGCAACGATGCGCTCGCCGTCTATGCCGCCACCGCCTGGGCGGCGGAGCGCGCACGCACCAACCAGGGACCGACGCTGATCGAGCATTTCACCTATCGCGCCGAAGGCCACTCCACCTCTGACGATCCCGGCCAGTATCGCAGCGAAGGCGAGCCCAATGCCTGGCCGCTCGGCGATCCGATCAAGCGCCTCAAGGACCATCTGATCGCGATCGGCGAGTGGGACGAGGAACGCCACGCCGCGCAGGACAAGGAACTCGCCGACGAGGTGAAGCGCGCGCAAAAGGAAGCCGAACAGAACGGCATTCTCGGCCACGGCCTGCATCAGCCGCTCGACACCCTGTTCGACGGCGTGTTCGAGGACATGCCTTGGCACCTGCGCGAACAGCAGGCGCAGATGGTCGCCGAAGAAACCGCCAGCGGCCGCCCATGGGCGCGCAAGTGA